Proteins encoded in a region of the Acidobacteriota bacterium genome:
- the acs gene encoding acetate--CoA ligase, translating to MSEPVAIESILSESRVFPPPADFAAAAHIKSFAEYERLYAEAEADPPAFWEKQAEELHWFRRWDKVLEWEEPFAKWFVGGRLNISYNCLDRHLTTWRKNKAAIIWEGEPGEQRTLTYLQLHSEVCRFANVLKKLGVKTGDRVALYMPLVPELAIAMLACARIGATHTVIFGGFSADAIADRVNDGQCKLIVTADGGYRRGAEITLKKTVDEAVAQTPSVENVVVSRRTGSKIEMRPGRDHWWHELMQTVNSDCPAEELDSEHPLYILYTSGTTGKPKGILHTTGGYLTQAAYTAKMVFDLKDEDVYWCTADIGWVTGHSYVVYGPMANGATILMYEGAPNHPGFDRFWDIIERHKVTILYTAPTAIRAFIKWGEQYPLKHDLSSLRLLGTVGEPINPEAWMWYHQVIGKGRCPIVDTWWQTETGAIMISPLPGATPTVPGTATRPLPGILVDIVTKAGVPVGPGEGGYLVIKHPWPSMLRTIWGDDERYKKTYWSEIPNRYFAGDGARRDEHGYYWIMGRVDDVINVSGHRLGTAEIESALVSHETVAEAAVVGRPDELKGQAISAFVTLEGGRTGGEELKEALRAHVAKEIGALAKPDDIRFTDSLPKTRSGKIMRRLLREIASGATIAGDVTTLEDFSVLEKLREDEE from the coding sequence ATGTCCGAACCAGTTGCCATTGAATCGATCCTGAGCGAGTCTCGCGTTTTTCCGCCGCCGGCCGATTTCGCCGCCGCGGCCCATATAAAAAGCTTTGCGGAATACGAACGGCTTTATGCCGAGGCGGAGGCTGACCCGCCGGCTTTTTGGGAAAAGCAGGCCGAGGAGCTTCATTGGTTTCGCCGTTGGGATAAGGTGCTTGAGTGGGAAGAGCCTTTTGCCAAATGGTTCGTCGGCGGGCGGCTGAATATCTCTTACAACTGCCTCGACCGCCACCTCACGACCTGGCGAAAGAACAAGGCCGCCATCATCTGGGAAGGCGAGCCCGGCGAGCAGCGGACGCTGACCTATCTGCAGCTTCACTCCGAGGTCTGCCGGTTCGCGAACGTCCTAAAAAAGCTCGGTGTCAAAACCGGCGACCGAGTCGCGCTTTACATGCCGCTTGTGCCGGAGCTCGCCATCGCGATGCTCGCCTGTGCCCGCATCGGCGCGACGCATACGGTCATCTTCGGCGGCTTCTCGGCAGATGCGATCGCGGACCGCGTCAACGACGGCCAGTGCAAACTCATCGTTACTGCCGACGGCGGTTACCGCCGCGGTGCGGAGATCACGCTTAAGAAGACGGTCGATGAGGCCGTCGCACAAACGCCTTCGGTCGAGAATGTCGTCGTCTCTCGCCGGACGGGCTCCAAGATCGAGATGCGGCCCGGCCGCGACCACTGGTGGCACGAGCTGATGCAAACGGTCAACTCCGATTGCCCGGCCGAGGAACTCGACTCTGAGCACCCGCTCTACATCCTTTATACCTCGGGCACGACCGGCAAGCCGAAGGGCATTCTGCACACGACCGGCGGCTACCTGACGCAGGCGGCCTACACGGCGAAAATGGTCTTTGACCTCAAGGACGAGGACGTTTATTGGTGCACCGCGGACATCGGTTGGGTAACCGGACATAGCTACGTCGTTTACGGCCCGATGGCGAACGGCGCGACGATCTTGATGTATGAAGGAGCGCCAAACCATCCGGGCTTTGACCGCTTTTGGGACATCATCGAGCGGCACAAGGTGACCATTCTCTACACCGCTCCGACCGCGATCCGAGCCTTCATCAAATGGGGCGAACAGTATCCGCTCAAGCACGACCTCTCGTCGCTGCGCTTGCTCGGCACCGTCGGCGAACCGATAAACCCAGAGGCGTGGATGTGGTATCACCAGGTGATCGGCAAGGGCCGCTGCCCAATCGTCGATACATGGTGGCAGACCGAGACGGGTGCGATCATGATCAGCCCGCTGCCCGGGGCAACGCCGACCGTGCCCGGAACGGCGACGCGGCCTCTGCCGGGAATTTTGGTCGATATCGTAACGAAAGCGGGCGTCCCGGTCGGCCCGGGCGAGGGCGGCTATCTGGTGATCAAGCACCCGTGGCCCTCGATGCTCCGGACCATCTGGGGCGACGACGAACGCTACAAAAAGACGTATTGGTCGGAGATCCCGAACCGCTACTTTGCCGGCGACGGCGCCCGCCGCGATGAGCACGGCTACTACTGGATAATGGGCCGCGTTGACGACGTGATAAACGTCAGCGGACATCGGCTCGGGACCGCCGAGATCGAATCGGCACTCGTCTCGCACGAAACGGTCGCCGAAGCGGCGGTCGTCGGCAGGCCGGATGAACTGAAAGGCCAGGCGATCTCGGCATTCGTTACGCTCGAGGGCGGACGGACCGGCGGCGAGGAACTGAAAGAAGCGCTCCGCGCCCACGTCGCAAAAGAGATCGGCGCACTCGCAAAGCCCGACGACATCCGGTTCACCGATTCGCTGCCGAAGACTCGCTCGGGCAAAATAATGCGCCGCCTGCTCCGCGAGATCGCCTCCGGCGCAACCATCGCCGGCGACGTAACAACGCTTGAAGATTTTTCAGTGCTAGAGAAACTAAGGGAAGACGAAGAATGA
- a CDS encoding type II toxin-antitoxin system RelE/ParE family toxin codes for MARLIIWSERATEDLEDIAAYIAHDSERYARSVVRTILEKVHILSDHPHLGRVVPEFDNDSIRELFAYSYRIIYEVTDDEINIAAIVHGRRLLELALNP; via the coding sequence ATGGCTCGATTGATCATCTGGTCTGAGCGTGCTACGGAGGATCTTGAAGATATCGCAGCGTACATTGCACATGATTCCGAACGTTACGCGAGATCTGTTGTCCGAACGATCCTAGAGAAGGTTCACATCTTATCCGATCATCCCCATCTTGGCCGTGTCGTCCCCGAATTCGACAATGACTCGATCCGTGAGTTATTCGCATATAGCTATCGAATAATCTACGAGGTAACTGATGATGAGATCAATATCGCCGCGATAGTGCACGGGAGGCGTTTGTTGGAACTCGCTTTAAATCCCTGA
- a CDS encoding sugar ABC transporter permease, with product MKNKLSGLVDGSSLRAFAMIAVLAVIWGYFHWATGQTFLKPQNLSNLMTQMSVTGIIAVGMLMLIVSANIDLSVGSVLGLAGGIAAFTLTNLGYPIPVAIGLALLAGIAIGVFQGVLVAKAGIPAFIVTLGGLLAWRGAVKWQLGGNTVPIADDTFKMIGQGNIPAWVGWVLAGIAVAFVIAMAIRSQRAIKEYGLGEGSLAAALLKSLVPIGAILIFIWVMNSYQGVPIPVLIFVTVALAGSFLMSSTTFGRYLYAIGGNADAARLSGINNSRNVIAVYGILGALTGIAALIYTARVGSAAPSAGTLKELDAIAACVIGGASLMGGRGTVFGACLGALLMASLDNGMSLLNVRDFMQDIIKGSILVAAVGLDMMGRKQG from the coding sequence ATGAAGAACAAACTTTCAGGCTTGGTTGATGGGTCGTCGCTGAGGGCGTTTGCGATGATCGCGGTGCTGGCGGTCATTTGGGGTTATTTCCACTGGGCGACGGGTCAAACCTTCCTGAAGCCGCAGAACCTCTCGAACCTGATGACGCAGATGTCGGTCACCGGGATCATCGCCGTCGGGATGCTGATGCTGATCGTTTCGGCGAACATCGACCTCTCGGTCGGCTCGGTGCTCGGGCTTGCGGGCGGCATCGCGGCCTTTACGCTGACCAACCTCGGGTATCCGATCCCGGTGGCCATCGGCCTTGCACTTTTGGCCGGAATTGCCATCGGTGTATTTCAGGGTGTGCTGGTGGCAAAGGCGGGCATTCCGGCATTCATCGTAACGCTCGGCGGCCTTCTCGCCTGGCGGGGTGCGGTGAAGTGGCAACTTGGCGGAAACACTGTCCCGATAGCTGACGACACCTTCAAGATGATCGGCCAGGGCAACATTCCGGCGTGGGTCGGCTGGGTGCTGGCGGGCATTGCGGTCGCGTTCGTGATCGCGATGGCGATCCGCTCGCAGCGGGCGATCAAAGAATATGGCCTTGGTGAGGGCAGCCTCGCGGCCGCGCTTCTTAAGTCGCTGGTTCCGATCGGCGCGATACTCATTTTTATCTGGGTGATGAATTCGTATCAGGGTGTGCCGATCCCGGTCCTGATCTTCGTCACTGTCGCGCTTGCCGGCTCGTTTTTGATGAGCTCGACCACCTTCGGCCGCTACCTGTACGCCATCGGCGGTAATGCCGACGCGGCAAGGCTCTCGGGCATCAATAACTCACGAAACGTGATCGCGGTTTACGGCATCTTGGGCGCGCTGACCGGCATCGCGGCATTGATCTACACCGCCCGCGTCGGGAGCGCGGCACCCAGTGCGGGAACGCTCAAGGAGCTCGACGCCATCGCCGCCTGCGTCATCGGCGGAGCCTCGCTGATGGGCGGCCGTGGCACCGTCTTTGGCGCCTGCTTGGGCGCGCTGTTGATGGCCAGCCTCGATAACGGAATGTCGCTCCTCAACGTCCGCGACTTTATGCAGGACATCATCAAAGGCTCGATCCTCGTGGCTGCCGTTGGGCTGGATATGATGGGCAGGAAGCAGGGCTAG
- a CDS encoding xylose ABC transporter ATP-binding protein translates to MPLLEMREIVKEFPGVRALDGVSLTLDAGEFHALVGENGAGKSTLMKVLSGVYPAGSYEGEILIEGRPASFRGIRDSEAAGIAIIFQELSLVKELSVGENIFLGREPASLGIINWSELYHKATKLLTDLGLDIDPRVAAGNLGIGQQQLVEIAKALSQNARIVVLDEPTAALTESEVETLFGILDGLKKRGVGMIYISHKLDEVLRLSDRVTVLRDGRTVATHAAAGLTKNTIISEMVGREVGDIFPVSKHELGETALEVRGITAYSTDRPDKKLVDSVSFKVRRGEVLGIAGLMGSGRSELLMSIFGSYPGKSSGSIFIEGSEAKISEPMDAISRGIGFVTEDRKRYGLLLEQTILDNMTLAALQRISGRFITHRARETAAAASPMAKLRIKANSPMTVAGTLSGGNQQKVVLGKWLLTEPKVLFLDEPTRGIDVGAKQEIYAEINALAKEGLAIVLVSSELPEVLGLADRVIVLHEGTVRGEFTREEATPEKVMAAATGV, encoded by the coding sequence ATGCCGCTTCTCGAAATGAGAGAGATCGTCAAGGAGTTTCCGGGCGTCCGGGCACTTGACGGCGTCAGCCTGACGCTAGATGCGGGCGAGTTTCACGCACTTGTCGGCGAGAATGGCGCCGGGAAATCGACGCTGATGAAGGTGCTCTCGGGCGTTTATCCGGCTGGGAGCTATGAGGGCGAGATATTGATCGAGGGCCGGCCGGCGAGCTTTCGCGGCATTCGCGATTCGGAAGCCGCGGGCATCGCGATCATCTTTCAGGAGCTTTCACTCGTTAAGGAACTTTCGGTCGGCGAGAACATCTTCCTCGGCCGCGAGCCCGCCTCGCTCGGCATCATCAATTGGTCAGAGCTTTACCACAAAGCGACGAAGTTGCTCACCGATCTCGGGCTCGACATCGACCCGCGGGTGGCGGCCGGCAATCTCGGCATCGGGCAGCAGCAGCTCGTCGAGATAGCAAAGGCACTTTCACAGAACGCCCGCATCGTCGTGCTCGATGAACCGACGGCGGCGCTGACGGAATCTGAGGTTGAGACGCTTTTCGGCATTCTCGACGGACTCAAGAAACGAGGCGTCGGGATGATCTATATCTCGCATAAGCTCGACGAGGTTCTGCGGCTAAGCGACCGCGTGACCGTGCTCCGCGATGGCCGGACGGTCGCGACGCACGCCGCCGCCGGGCTGACGAAGAACACGATAATTTCCGAGATGGTCGGCCGCGAGGTCGGCGATATTTTTCCGGTCTCAAAGCATGAACTCGGCGAGACGGCGCTTGAGGTCCGCGGCATCACAGCCTATTCGACCGACCGGCCGGACAAGAAACTGGTCGATAGCGTCTCGTTCAAGGTGCGGCGAGGCGAAGTGCTCGGGATCGCGGGCCTGATGGGCTCGGGCCGTTCGGAACTGCTGATGTCGATCTTCGGGTCTTATCCGGGAAAAAGTTCGGGCAGCATTTTCATCGAGGGCAGCGAAGCGAAGATCAGCGAACCGATGGACGCGATCAGCCGCGGAATCGGGTTCGTTACAGAGGACCGAAAGCGGTACGGCCTTCTGCTCGAGCAAACTATCCTCGACAACATGACGTTAGCGGCTCTTCAACGCATCTCGGGCCGCTTCATTACGCACCGGGCACGCGAAACGGCGGCCGCGGCCTCGCCGATGGCGAAGCTCCGGATAAAGGCGAACTCGCCGATGACCGTGGCCGGAACGCTCTCGGGCGGCAATCAGCAGAAGGTCGTGCTCGGCAAATGGCTGCTGACCGAGCCAAAGGTGCTGTTCCTCGACGAACCGACCCGCGGCATCGACGTCGGGGCAAAGCAGGAGATATACGCCGAGATAAACGCACTCGCGAAAGAGGGCCTCGCGATCGTGCTCGTTTCATCGGAACTACCGGAGGTGCTCGGGCTCGCGGACCGCGTGATCGTCCTCCACGAAGGCACCGTCCGCGGCGAATTCACGCGGGAAGAGGCAACACCGGAAAAGGTAATGGCCGCGGCAACGGGTGTGTAG
- the queG gene encoding tRNA epoxyqueuosine(34) reductase QueG — protein sequence MQAGRKELKRLAIEAGFDLAGVARAGALSEAHDRLLEWLGRGNHAEMAWMAREPEKRSDPRLLFPGAKTVLSVALNYYTPHTHSAAPDAGKISRYAWGDDYHEVLKDKLITLLDRIKAEFPGADGKACVDTAPVLEKAWAAAAGLGWIGKHTNLITRELGSWVFLGELILDIEADSYDERAEDHCGTCTACIDACPTGAITEPYVVDSNLCISYATIEHRGDEFPESVADRLDDWLYGCDICQEVCPWNRFEQPTAEKRFEPRKNETALPFNEILAMTPESYAERFRGSAIKRAKLPGLKRNAMQLNKDKEKDELEK from the coding sequence GTGCAGGCAGGGCGTAAAGAGCTAAAGCGTTTGGCGATCGAGGCGGGTTTTGACCTCGCGGGCGTTGCACGTGCCGGAGCGCTTAGCGAGGCACACGATCGGCTTCTCGAATGGCTTGGCCGCGGCAATCACGCCGAAATGGCGTGGATGGCGCGCGAGCCCGAAAAGCGAAGCGACCCGCGGCTGCTTTTTCCCGGAGCAAAAACGGTGCTTTCCGTTGCGCTCAACTACTACACACCTCACACGCACTCCGCGGCACCCGATGCCGGCAAGATCTCACGCTATGCCTGGGGCGATGATTACCACGAAGTTTTGAAGGACAAGCTCATCACCCTGCTCGACCGGATCAAGGCCGAGTTTCCGGGAGCAGACGGCAAGGCGTGCGTCGATACGGCACCGGTACTCGAGAAGGCCTGGGCCGCGGCCGCGGGGCTCGGCTGGATCGGCAAGCACACTAACCTCATCACGCGAGAGCTGGGCTCATGGGTCTTTCTCGGCGAACTGATACTCGACATCGAAGCAGACAGCTACGACGAGCGGGCCGAGGACCATTGCGGCACATGCACCGCGTGCATCGATGCCTGCCCGACGGGTGCGATCACCGAGCCTTACGTCGTCGATTCGAACCTCTGCATCTCGTATGCAACCATCGAGCACCGCGGCGATGAATTTCCCGAATCGGTCGCCGACCGGCTCGATGACTGGCTTTACGGCTGCGATATTTGCCAGGAAGTTTGCCCCTGGAACCGCTTTGAGCAGCCGACCGCAGAAAAACGCTTCGAGCCCCGCAAAAATGAGACCGCTTTACCGTTCAATGAAATATTGGCGATGACGCCCGAGAGCTATGCCGAGCGCTTTCGCGGAAGCGCGATAAAGCGTGCAAAGCTCCCGGGCCTTAAGCGCAATGCAATGCAGCTTAATAAGGACAAAGAGAAAGATGAACTCGAAAAGTGA
- a CDS encoding DUF433 domain-containing protein → MNWRDGISIDPNICHGKACIKDTRIMVSDILDNLAAGVTTDEILSDYPSLNMLDIQAAIASAKKH, encoded by the coding sequence ATGAACTGGCGCGATGGAATATCAATTGACCCGAATATCTGCCACGGCAAGGCCTGCATTAAAGACACAAGGATAATGGTCTCGGACATTTTGGACAACCTTGCCGCCGGCGTCACAACCGACGAGATCCTATCAGATTACCCATCATTGAACATGCTTGATATACAAGCAGCGATCGCTTCGGCGAAAAAGCATTGA
- the moaA gene encoding GTP 3',8-cyclase MoaA, with the protein MLRDAHNRTIRDLRISLTDRCNFRCFYCLPHGEPAWAKRETLLTFEEITRLSAIFVSLGIEKIRLTGGEPLIRRDVPVLVKMLSGLKPQLRDLALTTNGYDFERYAADLKTAGLDRVTFSLDSVRPERFHEITGSDSLGRVLSSIETAKRLGFHPVKVNAVIVRGRNDDEVAELAGFARENDVSMRFIEYMPLDSGREWDRSLVVSGREIRERIESEFPLELKEPSRGSETAWKFRFADGSPGEVGIIAPVTEMFCGQCSRIRLTADGQLRTCLFSTKEHDLLGPLRSGISDDEIADVIKAAALKKEPRHYINDPGFIQPDRTMSFIGG; encoded by the coding sequence ATGCTGAGAGATGCCCACAACCGGACGATACGCGATCTTCGGATCTCGCTTACCGATCGGTGCAACTTTCGGTGTTTTTACTGCCTGCCGCACGGCGAACCGGCCTGGGCAAAGCGCGAAACGCTGCTCACCTTTGAAGAGATCACGCGGCTTTCTGCGATCTTTGTTTCGCTCGGTATCGAGAAAATAAGGCTAACCGGGGGCGAACCGCTCATCCGCCGCGACGTCCCGGTGCTCGTCAAGATGCTTTCGGGCTTGAAGCCGCAGCTCCGCGACCTTGCGCTCACAACCAACGGCTACGACTTCGAGCGCTACGCCGCCGACCTGAAAACTGCCGGCCTCGACCGCGTCACATTCAGCCTCGACAGCGTCCGCCCCGAACGCTTTCACGAGATAACCGGCTCGGATTCACTCGGCCGCGTTCTTTCATCTATCGAGACGGCCAAGAGGCTCGGCTTTCATCCAGTAAAGGTCAACGCCGTCATCGTCCGCGGGCGTAATGATGACGAGGTCGCCGAACTCGCAGGCTTCGCTCGCGAGAACGATGTATCGATGCGTTTCATCGAGTATATGCCGCTTGATTCGGGCCGGGAATGGGACCGCTCGCTGGTAGTTTCGGGGCGTGAGATACGCGAGAGGATCGAAAGCGAATTTCCGCTTGAGCTGAAAGAGCCCTCGCGGGGAAGCGAGACGGCGTGGAAGTTCCGCTTTGCCGATGGCTCGCCCGGCGAGGTCGGCATCATCGCTCCGGTAACGGAGATGTTCTGCGGCCAATGTTCCCGCATCCGCCTAACCGCCGATGGGCAGCTCCGCACCTGCCTTTTCTCAACTAAGGAACACGACCTGCTCGGGCCGCTCCGCTCCGGCATTAGTGACGATGAGATCGCCGACGTGATCAAGGCCGCCGCTCTGAAAAAAGAACCCCGCCATTACATCAACGACCCCGGCTTCATCCAACCCGACCGGACAATGAGTTTTATTGGGGGATAG
- a CDS encoding carboxypeptidase regulatory-like domain-containing protein, with protein sequence MKAAFSRCPGLFTKALLTAIVALFSVGLAMGQAQANAADLAGVVVDPNGAVIPGATVTARNQSTGITRSTTSGDDGSYRFIALPPGDYEISSEASTFKRVTISPVKLTVGQSATLRISMEIGAEDITVTVTGESVELIETSRTTVSTTIDQTRIQNLPINERSATGFALTISTVGRDNGRPVGPAPTSGLNIGGQRGRSTLVQVDGADFTDNSINAARTTVSQEAVQEYQVTTNSYMPEFGRATGGIVNVVTKSGTNDFRGNVFGYLRHKSIQSRNAFAPVIDGDPTKKPPYTRAQYGFTFGGPLLKERTFFFASFEQRRRQESGFFTGDIVGGATSSVTIGAPFLPVSQTFTNLTPAQVSYIQTTLGTSPSTAIAYAHFASIGGQTALNGASTLINFLPGIGVPQGQPVGQRFLLSGAPVPLTRNADGEFVAFRPLNQLRRIFPISEASTFSSVRLDHLIQTGHQLSLRLGYNPGTINGIQDESQNQTLGQNDYSRTGIQEIKDTSFSASLASVLPNNLVNEAYFSFGRRKANFDSQVPSVAHQIAGTGFIGSNPFSPVSRVETRFQIRDNLTWATGSHIFKFGGDVNWIGGEARFDLNFPGLYNFSQQACGGLIPGCAGPAFTPIQTYGLGFPSVFIQGFGDPNSTLKNRPIAFFAQDTWKLFRNFTLNYGIRYDVELTDEYDPVPFTDPLTGITLTAADVQTAQDALNVTQGFPRDTNNWAPRVGFAWDVFNNGRTVIRGAGGMFYDHPLLAVAFNSDIADGSQQQQATLLPIGGPSPTGLFNAWQVFHGTVCGVQGSVPAICGAAVTPGVASSARYQFGYQRFDSSTFTGFGPVLPFTLHVGKDFEYPYAFQGNLGIEQVIGKDMVLSASYITVNARHLAHPQDVNNVDTNAMRENFRRFAINNPAFPTCTTATPNAPGCFPPNLSTAAFFPMPTSNNALFTVLLPGLVAVNNTTGQRFVSPVAANYFRRLGPNYFFVSSVTGGAINKATFDGLLAGTVRTPGPINAYADVNAQLSDANSFYNALNVELKKRFSSNVQFYATYTWSHAIDFSSDLQTLLKPQDNLDFRAEKSDSLFDQRHRFVFSGVFGAPDSWRSGNGFLRFLHGFQFAPIVEYGSGRPFNILAVGDANGDFQSTNERPTVRPDGSLCQTGLDPNCQTGIFPANGNLGRNMGLTDNYFSVDARLSRRINFGERFSLDVIGEVFNMFNRFNEAAANPFYQVVNATGIRRGSKYGSESTSAYDPRQFQIGLRLNF encoded by the coding sequence ATGAAAGCAGCTTTTTCAAGGTGTCCGGGGTTATTTACCAAAGCCCTGTTGACCGCAATAGTTGCGCTATTCAGCGTAGGCCTAGCGATGGGCCAGGCGCAGGCAAACGCCGCCGACCTCGCAGGTGTCGTCGTTGACCCGAACGGCGCGGTAATTCCGGGTGCGACCGTAACGGCCCGCAACCAGAGCACCGGCATTACGCGTTCGACCACGTCCGGAGACGACGGTTCGTATCGCTTCATTGCCCTGCCGCCGGGAGATTATGAGATCTCGTCCGAGGCCTCGACCTTTAAACGCGTTACCATCTCGCCCGTGAAGTTGACGGTCGGACAAAGCGCAACGTTGAGAATAAGCATGGAGATCGGCGCCGAGGACATAACGGTCACCGTTACGGGCGAATCGGTCGAGCTGATCGAAACTTCGCGGACGACCGTTTCGACCACGATCGACCAGACACGCATCCAGAATCTTCCGATCAATGAACGAAGCGCGACCGGTTTTGCTCTGACCATTTCGACGGTCGGACGCGACAACGGCCGCCCGGTCGGACCGGCCCCGACATCGGGACTCAACATCGGCGGCCAGCGCGGACGCTCGACGCTGGTGCAGGTCGATGGAGCCGACTTTACGGATAACTCGATCAACGCCGCCCGCACGACCGTTTCGCAGGAGGCGGTGCAGGAATATCAGGTGACGACGAACTCCTACATGCCGGAGTTTGGCCGTGCGACTGGCGGTATCGTCAACGTCGTGACCAAGAGCGGAACGAATGACTTTCGCGGAAACGTATTCGGCTATTTGCGACACAAGTCCATACAATCGCGTAATGCGTTCGCTCCGGTCATCGACGGCGACCCGACCAAAAAGCCGCCTTACACACGGGCACAGTACGGCTTTACCTTCGGCGGACCGTTGCTAAAGGAAAGGACCTTCTTCTTTGCTTCATTTGAACAGCGCCGAAGACAGGAGTCGGGCTTCTTCACCGGCGATATCGTCGGCGGAGCTACCTCGAGTGTGACGATCGGTGCTCCGTTCCTGCCGGTCTCGCAGACCTTTACCAACCTGACACCGGCACAGGTCTCATATATTCAAACGACGCTCGGGACAAGTCCCTCGACCGCGATCGCTTATGCACACTTTGCCTCGATCGGCGGTCAAACGGCGCTGAACGGCGCAAGTACGCTTATCAACTTTCTGCCCGGCATCGGCGTTCCGCAGGGACAGCCGGTCGGGCAGCGATTCCTACTGTCCGGAGCGCCGGTACCGCTTACACGCAACGCCGATGGCGAGTTTGTCGCCTTCCGTCCGCTTAATCAACTCCGGCGCATCTTCCCTATCTCTGAGGCGTCGACCTTTTCCTCGGTCCGGCTTGACCACCTGATCCAAACCGGCCATCAGCTTTCGCTCCGGCTTGGCTACAACCCCGGAACGATCAACGGCATTCAGGACGAATCGCAGAACCAGACGCTCGGTCAGAACGACTATTCGCGAACCGGTATCCAGGAGATAAAGGACACGTCCTTCTCGGCCTCGCTTGCGAGCGTGCTTCCGAACAATCTGGTTAACGAGGCATACTTCAGCTTTGGCCGCCGCAAGGCAAATTTTGATTCGCAGGTTCCGAGCGTTGCCCACCAGATCGCCGGAACGGGCTTCATCGGCTCGAATCCATTCTCGCCGGTGTCGAGAGTTGAGACGCGTTTCCAGATCCGCGACAATCTGACCTGGGCGACCGGAAGCCACATCTTTAAGTTTGGCGGCGACGTAAACTGGATCGGCGGAGAAGCCAGGTTCGACCTTAACTTCCCGGGCCTTTACAACTTTAGCCAGCAGGCTTGCGGCGGCCTGATCCCCGGCTGTGCGGGACCGGCATTTACTCCGATCCAGACCTATGGACTCGGCTTCCCGAGCGTCTTTATCCAGGGCTTCGGCGATCCGAACAGTACGCTCAAGAACAGGCCGATCGCCTTCTTTGCCCAAGACACCTGGAAGCTCTTCCGCAATTTCACACTCAACTACGGCATCCGCTACGACGTTGAACTAACCGATGAGTATGATCCGGTACCCTTCACGGATCCGCTTACGGGGATCACGCTCACGGCCGCTGATGTTCAGACGGCGCAGGATGCTCTCAACGTAACGCAGGGCTTCCCGCGTGATACGAACAACTGGGCGCCTCGTGTCGGCTTTGCCTGGGACGTTTTCAACAACGGCCGAACCGTTATCCGCGGTGCGGGCGGAATGTTCTATGACCACCCGCTGCTGGCGGTTGCCTTTAACTCGGACATCGCCGACGGCTCGCAGCAGCAGCAGGCGACGCTTCTTCCGATCGGCGGCCCTTCGCCGACGGGGCTCTTTAACGCCTGGCAAGTATTCCACGGAACGGTCTGCGGCGTTCAGGGTTCGGTTCCGGCGATCTGCGGTGCGGCCGTCACACCGGGCGTGGCCTCTTCGGCTCGCTACCAGTTTGGCTACCAGCGGTTCGATTCGAGCACCTTTACAGGTTTTGGGCCGGTGCTTCCCTTTACGCTTCACGTAGGCAAAGACTTCGAATATCCGTATGCCTTCCAGGGCAATCTCGGCATTGAGCAGGTCATCGGCAAGGACATGGTCCTTTCGGCGAGCTACATCACTGTCAACGCCCGGCACCTTGCTCACCCGCAGGATGTGAACAACGTTGACACCAACGCGATGCGCGAGAACTTCCGCCGATTTGCCATCAACAACCCGGCATTCCCGACCTGTACTACGGCAACGCCGAACGCACCAGGGTGCTTCCCGCCGAACCTTTCGACGGCGGCGTTCTTCCCGATGCCGACCTCGAACAACGCACTCTTTACGGTCCTTTTGCCGGGCCTCGTTGCCGTCAACAACACGACCGGCCAGCGGTTCGTCAGCCCCGTAGCGGCAAACTACTTCCGCCGCCTCGGCCCGAACTACTTCTTCGTCTCGTCGGTCACGGGCGGTGCGATCAACAAGGCGACATTCGACGGTCTGCTTGCCGGAACGGTCCGCACGCCGGGCCCGATCAATGCCTATGCGGACGTCAACGCTCAGCTATCGGATGCGAATTCGTTCTACAACGCTCTGAACGTAGAGCTGAAGAAGCGTTTTTCGAGCAACGTCCAGTTCTATGCGACCTATACCTGGTCGCATGCGATCGACTTCTCATCCGACCTGCAAACGCTCCTGAAGCCGCAGGATAACCTTGATTTCCGTGCTGAGAAATCGGATTCGCTCTTTGACCAGCGTCACCGGTTCGTCTTCAGCGGTGTCTTTGGTGCACCGGATAGCTGGCGGAGCGGAAACGGCTTCTTGCGTTTCCTTCACGGCTTCCAGTTTGCTCCGATCGTCGAGTATGGTTCGGGCCGTCCGTTCAACATCCTCGCCGTCGGCGATGCGAACGGCGACTTCCAGAGCACCAACGAACGGCCGACGGTCCGTCCGGACGGTTCTCTTTGCCAGACGGGCCTCGACCCCAATTGCCAGACCGGCATTTTCCCGGCAAACGGAAATCTCGGCCGCAACATGGGCCTGACCGATAATTATTTCTCGGTCGATGCCCGCCTTTCGCGTCGGATAAACTTTGGCGAACGTTTCAGCCTTGATGTCATCGGTGAAGTATTCAATATGTTCAACCGATTCAATGAGGCGGCAGCCAATCCGTTCTATCAGGTGGTAAATGCGACCGGCATTCGCCGCGGCAGCAAGTACGGAAGTGAATCGACCTCGGCTTACGACCCGCGGCAGTTCCAGATCGGACTGCGGCTCAACTTCTAA